The stretch of DNA TTACTGGTGGCAAGATGCTGCGGTCTTCAAATTCCCGAAAAAAACGGTGTGTAAGATCTTGGTCAAGCCAAGACAAATGAACATTTCCTTCAAGATCCACTAAAAACTGTAATGCTTCTTCGCAGGTCGCAATGTTGCCATGACGCAGTCTTTTCCAGACTGATTCCCCTACTGACTGCCCCGATGTTTCATTCATATTTTGTAAGCCCTAAACCAGAACTTGCGCATATCTTACATCAAATGAATTGAGAGAATGCGTCTCATCGATTTGCATTCTCTCAATTCATTTGATCGTATTTTTTATTGAACATTTTTTTAGCTTGATCATAAACATCGACAGTGATTGGCGAGAAGCTATTATCCTGAGCATATTTTTCAATCTTTTTACGTGCAAATGGACGCACAAAGAAGGGAATATCTTTCAGTTTGGCTTCGGCTTCAGCCGTCCATACGATCTTTTCACTCATTGATTTTTAGAATTTATTTGTATTTTTTGTTTTACTTGTTGCTTTACAAAGTTTAACCTAGAGACACCAAAAAAGTAGAGGTGCTTTGCACCGCTACTTTTTACCTGCTACATTGCTGAGCAAGAAAGTCTTCCCGAATCCATCCCCTAGTGCCACTTGGTCTGTACTCCACATAGTACCAAGTATTTCCTTCAGTATCTTGATCTTCAACTCTCTTACCAGAATCGTTATTGAGCATGTTTACATACTGCCCAACCAACAAGTACGAACGACTTCTAAACTGAGTACCAGCGTCGTCTCTCAGATTCACCCGCGAACCCGTTGTTCTTCCGACGATTTGTACATAACAATCACTCAATGACTGCGCTGATGCGCTGGGAGTAGGCTGCATAGACAATGCCAAAAATGGCGCGATCGCAGTTACAAGAATTTTTTTGATTTTCATCGAATTAAAGAGATCTGTTGACTCTAAAGAAGATGTAAAAATCTTACCCATTTACAAACTAGATACTATCTATGTAAAAGCCAAATATCGGTGTATTGCGACGATATTTGGCTTTTGGACTATTTCCAAGCATCTAAAAGCTCCAATGCTTCATCACACCAATCAAGCCAGCCTTGCTCAAAGTTGATCCCTCGACGGAGTGTTAAATAGGCAAAACGAGACTCTTTGGGACAATCTTGAGGCGAACTAAAAAAGTTCCGTTCGATCGCTTGATAAATTTCTAGTTGCTGCTGGTGCAGTTGGCGATGGTGTTTGATTTTTTTGGCGATCGCATCTTCGGGAATGAGATAACCAGCATAGATTTTAAGCAAAAATTCATCTTTTACGGTTTCAACTTCGCTAGATTGCAGCAGCCATGTTTTTAGATGCGATAGCCCCGTATCAGAAACAGAGAATATCTTTTTGTCTGGTCTACCATCTTGAGCGATCGCTTCAGCAATGATCGAGTTTTGTTGCTCTAGTTTGGTTAACTCACGATAAATCTGCTGGTGTGTGGCTTGCCAGAAAAAGCCTACCGTGCCATCAAATTGTTTGGCGAGGTCATAGCCGCTTTTTGGTTCGCAAATCAATGAAACCAAGATGGCGTAAGCAAGGGACATATTTTTGAAAATTAACTAGACTTGAGGTTGACATATGCACTTAGTTGAGTATATATTATCTCTCATATTCAATTAAGTGCATATTAGCGTAGTTGAATATGGAAGAATAAACCAGCTATCTATAGGAGACAGAATAATGAATGCTTCTCAACAAGATTTTCAAGTTATTTTTGGCACAGGTACTTTAGGTAAGGCGATCGCACAGCAACTTGTCGCACAGGGCAAGCAAGTCAGGATGGTAAGTCGTAGTGATCGGACGAATTTGCCTCAAGGTGTGGAATTGTTTCTCGGTGATGCTGCCGATCCACAATTCACGCAAAAAGTTTGCCAAGGCGCAGAAGTGATTTATCACTGCGCGGGACCAAAGTACAATTTCAAAGCTTGGGTAAAAGAATTTCCTCCCTTGCAGCAGGGTATTCTCGCTGGTGCGATCGCTAGTGGCGCAAAGTTGATTTACGGTGATAGTCTCTATGGCTATGGCAAAGTCAAAGAACCGATGCGCGAAGATATGCCCTATGCCGCAACTACAAATAAAGGTAAGATTCGCGCTCAACTTGCGGAAACCTTGATGACAGCTCATCGTGCAGGAAAGGCACAGGTAGCGATCGCCAGATCTTCTGATGTCTATGGTGAAGGCGTTCGCAATTCTGTATTTAGCGATCGCGTGTTTATTCCTGCCCTGCAAGGTAAGACAGCCGAAGCGATCGGTAACTTGGATCTACCTCATACCTATACCTACATTCGAGATTTTGCTAGAGCGATGATCATTTTGGGAGAGCGAGAGGAAGCGATCGGGCAAGTCTGGCATGTTCCCAACGCGCCCACGATTTCTACAAGAGAAATGTTGAATATTCTTTTTGAAGAATTGGGACTACCCGCAAAAATGAATGGCATGGGTAAATTGATGATGCGAATTGGTGGATTCTTCATTCCTGAAGCCGCTGAATCGGTAGAGATGATGTATCAATTTGAGAATCCATTTATTGTTGACAGTTCTAAGTTTGTCAAGGCTTTTGGCGATATTGCCACCACTCATCGTGAAGCAATTCGCAATACAATTGCATGGTATCAGCAATATTTACAAACTCAAGCTGAATATGAATCAGTAAAAAATGAAGTTCGTAAATCTATGGAGAAAGTTGTTACAACCTAGAGAGAGTTCAATCCTACATCTATGATTATCATCGATCCTAGCCAAATCCCAAGTCGCACAGGCAGTAACTATCCTGATCTCTTCAAACCCGTAGTTGCAGGCCGAGAGAAAAAACGTCTCGGTGATGCCGCAGGGCTAAAAAACTTTGGCGTAAATTTAACCACGCTCCCACCAAAATCGCGATCAGCACTCCGTCATTGGCATACAAAACAAGACGAGTTCATCTATATTCTTTCAGGAGAATTAACCTTGATTACTGATGAAGGAGAAGCGATTTTGTCGGCAGGACAATCGGCGGGATTCCCTGCTGGTGAAGCAAATGGGCATTGTCTTTATAATCACTCCGATCAAGTAGCCACTTATCTAGAAATCGGCGATCGCACTCCCAACGATCAAGGACATTATCCAGATGACGATCTCGTAGCAAAAGCAACCGAACAAGGCTGGCAATTTACTCATAAAGATGGAACCGCTTATACTTCTTAATCACACATATTATGTCTATACCTAAACTACTTCAATGGCAATGGAATGGCTATCTCCGCTATCACAAATCAAAAAGGAATCTGCTTCTGCATATTATCTTTGTACCTTTATTCCTTGCCGCAAACCTCGGACTATTGCTCGCACTTTTTAATGTCTCTTTGAGTGCTTGTGTACTCTGTATAGTGTTTATGACGTTATCCATAGTGCTTCAAGGAAAAGGTCATAGCATTGAGGAAAATTCCGCAGAACCATTCTCAAGCCCACTCAACGCGATCGTCCGTATCTTCTTAGAGCAGTGGATTACTTTTCCTAGGTTTGTCTTGACTGGATATTGGTTTAGTGCATTGCAGGATTCTAGTAAAACTTCCAAAACTTCCTAGACAAAGCCTTCCTAAATCCACAAAATCTCCCTAAAGTTTCTCACCCACAATCAAATTAACAGAATTAAATCATGACTACAACTATTTCAAAACCAGCATCTTGGGCAAAGGCGATCGCAAAACCAGCTAGCGAATTCCCTCTTACTCAACTCTCCACAATTTCTGGAACCATTCCCGAAAACCTTAAAGGCTCTCTTTATCGCAATGGGCCTGGGCGATTGGAGCGTGGAGGCGTGCAAGTTGGACATTGGTTTGATGGCGATGGTGCAATTCTTGCTGTGCATTTTATGGAAGGACAGGCTCGGGCTACCTATCGCTATGTCCAAACCAAAGGATATTTAGAAGAAGAACGTGCTGATAAATTGATCTATGGCAATTATGGCATGACAGCCACAGGTGCATGGTGGCAGCGTTTCGGTAAAGCTTCTAAGAATGTGGCAAATACTTCTGTGATTGCTCTCCCTGACAAGCTACTAACTTTGTGGGAAGGAGGATTGCCCCATGCATTGGATTTAGAAAACCTAGAAACCTATGGTTTAGAAAATCTTGAAGGTTTAGAAAATCATTTGCCCTATTCTGCCCATCCCAAGCGCGATCCAAAGACAGGTGAGATTTTTAACTTTGGAGTTTCCTATGGCAAGAATGCAACCTTAAATATTTACCGCAGCGATCGCACTGGTAAGCTGATCAAAAAGAGCCAGACGAATCTTCAAGGGCTATCGATGGTGCATGATTTTGTACTAGCAGGTGATTATCTAATTTTCTGTGTACCACCATTGCGGATGAATGTATTTCCTGTATTGCTCAATCTCCAAAGCTATAGTGAATCTTTGCAATGGAAGCCCCAAGAAGGAACGGAGATTTTAGTATTTAATCGCCACAATCTTGAATTGGTTAGTCGCAATGTTGTCGAGCCTTGGTTTCAGTGGCATTTTGGGAATGGCTATAGCGATCGCGATGGCAATCTTGTCTTTGATTTAGTGCGCTATCCTGACTTTGCGACCAATCAATATCTCAAGGAAATCGCGTCTGGCAAAACGACAACTAAAGCAAAAGGAACTCTCTGGCAAATGCGCCTCAATCCAAACACAGGCAAATTTCTGGAATCTTCGCAATTATGCGATCGCGGTTCTGAATTTCCTATTGTCGCCCCTTCGCAAGTTGGACAAAACTCTCGCTATACCTATCTTTCCATTCATCGACCTGATGCTGTCATTAATCAAGAACTATTTGGAGCGATCGCTCGTTATGACTATCAAACTCATACCCTTACCGAAGCCAATCTTGGGACAAATCGCTATCCGATGGAACCAATTTTTGCACCTGATTCATCCAATCCTGATACTGGTTGGGTGATCACCGTTGTATTTGATGGCGATCGCGAATGTTCAGAAGTATGGGTATTTGATAGCGATCGCTTAGATGCTGAACCAGTTTGTCGTTTAGCATTGCCCAGCGTTGTCCCGATGGGTTTTCATGGTACTTGGCGAGCATAGAAAACAAAAAAGGCGCTTTGCGCCTTTTTTGTTTTGCCCTAAGACAAGTGACTGTAACTATTCATGTGCAAAATTACCCAAAAACGTAAAGTTGCGCCCCGCAGGGGCGCAACTTTACGTTTTTGGATGTGTAATTAATTATGTATATCTACATATGCCACGCCGTCTTGATTACAACCAATTACCCACTAGGACAAAAGATGACCAGAAGAACGGATCACTGAAGTTTTTGTCAGAGAGAATATAAATTTGGGCTTGACGCAATGCTTCAGCCTTAGAAATTTTACCTAAACCTTGATATAGCTTCACCATTAAACGGGAAGCGACTTTATCCTTCACGGGCCAGAGTGTAGCGATCGTCGATCGCGCTCCTGACTTAACGGCTAATCCTGCTAGCCCTAAGACAGCCCGATCATCGCCAGCAGCGGTGTCGCAAGCACTCAACACCAGTAAATCTATAGATCCCGAGTCACCTGTCTCTCGACTTTGTAGCATCTCTGACAACTCGCGAATGTTCAACCGTCCATCCCAAGTCAATAAGAAAGTATTTTCTTGTTTAGAACTGAACTGACCATGAGTAGCTAAATGAACGACATTGGCACTCTTTGATTCTATCGATTTAGACAAAGTGGTAGGAGTAAATTCTTGATTTAGGAGTTTACTGCCAGAGGTAGATTTAGAAATTTCTAAGACCTCTGTCTCAACCGCAGGAAGGGATTGGAAGCCATTGCGGGAAGCGCTAATACCTGCGACAACAGATCGAATTTGTTTCTGTTCCAGTGATTGTGTCGATAGCAGTTTTAGCCCAGGAGACAGAGCTACAGCATAGTTTTCAATTAGGTATTGTTTCCCGTCATATAGAGCTGCCATGGGAATTTTTCGTAATATTCCATCTAGTACAAAGACTAGGGTTTGTTTGTCCTTTAGTGCTTGACTAGCTATAGCGGGACGAATCAACCAGTTGTATATTTTCTGGGAAAGTAGTTTCTGACCTGCATTATCTGAGGCAGGGTGGATTGAACCTAAGTACGAACGAATGGTTTGCTCGGCTTCAGCTTTAGGGACAGCGCTACTGTAATAAGTCAGTGGTTGCCCTGCGGTAGAGAGAATCACTGCGATCCGATCAGGAAGCATGATCGCATAAACAACCGCCGCTTTCGTATCAATCTGGTCAATTTGCAGAGGCTGGGAATTAAGGCAAGATTCTCGGAAGAAATTATCTAGTTCCGCAAGTTGGAGAGCTTCAATCATCTCCCGTGCTTTGACGAGAGATGGTTGGTCTGGATTCTCATCAAGGAGGAGACTGACGAACTCTCTATATACGGGTTCAATGCTTTCACGGAAGGAGAATTGCACTTCTTGATTGATGCCCACTAGATCACTACGAAGATTTTGTAGTGCATCAACGGCTTCCCCGTAGGCGGCGATCGCAGCTTGCCTCTGTCCCTGTTGATGGAGCAAGCGACCTAACTTCCATGCTGACTGAGACAGGATGTTTTTGGCTTGAATAGACTGCGACAGTTGCATGGATTGTTGAAGGAGACGAATTCCTTCGGTTGATTGTCCGTTATTTGCAACTATTTGCCCCCATTGGGAAAGGATATAGGCTTCAGCTTGCGGATCGTTGAGCTTACGAGCAGACTGTAACGACTTGTCTAGAAGCTGAATCAGTGGTGTGGCTGGAATGGGCTGACTCTGGGGAGGGAGCTTCGAGAGGTTGCTGACGAGGTTGACGATCGCATACAGCGAAGCTCGACTAGCGGGAATCTCGCTGAGTTCTTGCTGGATTTGGGGGGCGAGTGTGGCGATCGCTTGGGTCTGCCCAGTATTCACATAGATCTGCAATTGGTTGAGTTTTGCCTCAATACTAACGCTGGAGTTAGTAGCAACTTTTTCAGCTTCGATAAAGTATTGCAGCGCTTCGTCAAAGTTGCGAGTATCGGCGGCGTTATTGCCTAAGCCAATTAGAATTGGACTTAGCTCATTGGTGGCGTTGAGGTTTTTGGCGATCGCTAAACCCCATGTCAGGGCTTTGTGGCTTGCCTCATTATCTCCTAGCACGCGCAAGGCATTCCCCACGCTCCGTAAGCCACTCACTTTCAAGAGTGAATCATCACTTTTTTCGAGTTTCTGGTTGATGTCATCTAGGGTTTGGCGCGATCGCCGATAAAAACCTAAACTTTGTAGAGCCTGAGCCTGATTGATCTCAGTACCCAGTACGCCTTGCAGATCACCTGCTTGTTGATAGTAATCTTCAGCCTGCTTCCATGTTTCTACCGCAATTTGCGATTGTCCAATTTGTTGCTGGAGGCTTGCCTTGGTATTCAAAGCCTGCGCCCAGAGAATTGCATCGACAGGTTTTGCCAAAGTTAGAAGTGCTAAACTTTCGTCAACGGTCTTTTGAGCCGCACTCCATTGATTTAGTTGCTGGTAAGCCAAAGAGAGATAACTGAGGGTAAGAGCTTGGTTAGAGCGATCACCTTTAGCCCCGTATTCCTGTGCAGCCTGTTGCCAAACTTGAGCTGCTTCAGCAAATCGCCCCGCATCATACAAATTACGCCCCTGATCTAGACTGCTGGTTGAGGAGACTGCGATCGTGACAGATGGCTCAGCTGGTGCAGTTAGAGAAATAGCATTGGAATGGTCTACTCCCAAGGAAACTGCTAAGCAGAGTCCTAGAAATCCGAGCAGACTATATCGCACGATCTTTTTTATTAACACTAGATTTATCAACACAAGATTAACTCCAAATTATAGGTTAGATGTAGATATGCCCGCACAGTTAGTGAGAGAGAAAGCTGAAGTAGAAGGCACCGAGTTTGTGGCGTAGATATCTACAGTTCCTTTGGCATTAGTCCGCCAGCCAGTAGCTTCGACAATCGGCGGAGTGGCAGTCTCAGATTGACTTACAGCCGTTGAGTTTGTGGCTTTATGGAAAGCAGAGGGATCGCGGATATCTGTCCAAGGATGGTTACTACTGCGGCGATCGCTAGGATCTTCAGGCAACCCACCTCTGCCTGTGGCGACAAACCGACTATTGCCATAGGTTCTACAACCTTGGACAATTCGCTGGCTCGGATCATCGATATTGCTAGGTAGCTCGATTAACCCTGCGGTGGGAGTAAAAGCAAGGTTGCTAATACTTACCGTGCCGCTTAGCCCAAATTGTGAGCTTGCTGTGATGTCATTTTCTGATGTCAATTGCGGACGAAATTTCAGTCCAAATAATCCCTGCGTAGTGATATTGATATTCCCACCTGATCCTCGCACAGCATTAGCAATAATGTCACTGTTTTCAAATCCAGCAATAACTGGGGCACTGATTTTAATGTTCCCGCCATTGCCATTACCACTTGCTGTAGCTGAAATCACACTATTGTGACGCAGCAGCAATAGTTTATCTGCGTGTAAGTCAATGTTGCCGCCATTGCCAGACTCAGTTTGTGCTTGGATCGTGCCTTGGCGGTCTAATTGAATTGTGCTGGCAATAACCTTGATATTTCCACCATTGCCAGTACCTTGATTGGTAACACTTACTGTCCCACCATCCGTCAGAATTAGTTTTGGTGTAGTAACTGTCACATTACCCGCATCAGCACTCAGAATATTGGGTAGATTAAATAGCTGTTTGATCAGCGGTTCTGGACGCAATACAGAAGAGTTAATGCTGCTATTGTTCAATCGACTGCGATCGCTAATTTGGATAGATTCTGCCGCATTAATATCTAGATCTCCAGCCCGACCAACTAAGAATGAAGTTGTGGCGATCGCACCTCCATTTAAAATTTGTAAGCGATTGGTATTTAACGTCAAAGCTTTAGAATTGCCAGTTCCATAGGTAATGGCGCTAATATTGCTGTAGAGTCCACCAAAGTTATCACCAATCACTGTGGTCTCTGCGTTGTTGATGGTGACTTGACCACTGGAGCCAGCACTAAATGCGATCGAAGACAGTGCTGCACCACCAGATATCACTAAACTATTACCATTTACTAAGATGTCACCTGCGGCTTGATTCCCACGAGTGCTAGTAGTCAAGCTGGTTACACCTGTTGGATTGACATTAGAAGAACCAGACAATTCAATTGCTGTTGCGTCAATGGTAATATTGCCACTGGAACCTGCTCCAAATGCATTGTTATTTATTCCTGCGCCCTGCTGGAGAGTTAGCCGAGGGGTAGTAATACTAACGTTTGCACCCTTCCCCGTACCCAAAACTTCAGAACGAATGCCGCTACGAATCTGGGCATTAGTTGTTGTGCCGATGATATCGA from Pseudanabaena sp. BC1403 encodes:
- a CDS encoding cupin domain-containing protein, whose protein sequence is MIIDPSQIPSRTGSNYPDLFKPVVAGREKKRLGDAAGLKNFGVNLTTLPPKSRSALRHWHTKQDEFIYILSGELTLITDEGEAILSAGQSAGFPAGEANGHCLYNHSDQVATYLEIGDRTPNDQGHYPDDDLVAKATEQGWQFTHKDGTAYTS
- a CDS encoding CHAT domain-containing protein; translation: MRYSLLGFLGLCLAVSLGVDHSNAISLTAPAEPSVTIAVSSTSSLDQGRNLYDAGRFAEAAQVWQQAAQEYGAKGDRSNQALTLSYLSLAYQQLNQWSAAQKTVDESLALLTLAKPVDAILWAQALNTKASLQQQIGQSQIAVETWKQAEDYYQQAGDLQGVLGTEINQAQALQSLGFYRRSRQTLDDINQKLEKSDDSLLKVSGLRSVGNALRVLGDNEASHKALTWGLAIAKNLNATNELSPILIGLGNNAADTRNFDEALQYFIEAEKVATNSSVSIEAKLNQLQIYVNTGQTQAIATLAPQIQQELSEIPASRASLYAIVNLVSNLSKLPPQSQPIPATPLIQLLDKSLQSARKLNDPQAEAYILSQWGQIVANNGQSTEGIRLLQQSMQLSQSIQAKNILSQSAWKLGRLLHQQGQRQAAIAAYGEAVDALQNLRSDLVGINQEVQFSFRESIEPVYREFVSLLLDENPDQPSLVKAREMIEALQLAELDNFFRESCLNSQPLQIDQIDTKAAVVYAIMLPDRIAVILSTAGQPLTYYSSAVPKAEAEQTIRSYLGSIHPASDNAGQKLLSQKIYNWLIRPAIASQALKDKQTLVFVLDGILRKIPMAALYDGKQYLIENYAVALSPGLKLLSTQSLEQKQIRSVVAGISASRNGFQSLPAVETEVLEISKSTSGSKLLNQEFTPTTLSKSIESKSANVVHLATHGQFSSKQENTFLLTWDGRLNIRELSEMLQSRETGDSGSIDLLVLSACDTAAGDDRAVLGLAGLAVKSGARSTIATLWPVKDKVASRLMVKLYQGLGKISKAEALRQAQIYILSDKNFSDPFFWSSFVLVGNWL
- a CDS encoding carotenoid oxygenase family protein, with amino-acid sequence MTTTISKPASWAKAIAKPASEFPLTQLSTISGTIPENLKGSLYRNGPGRLERGGVQVGHWFDGDGAILAVHFMEGQARATYRYVQTKGYLEEERADKLIYGNYGMTATGAWWQRFGKASKNVANTSVIALPDKLLTLWEGGLPHALDLENLETYGLENLEGLENHLPYSAHPKRDPKTGEIFNFGVSYGKNATLNIYRSDRTGKLIKKSQTNLQGLSMVHDFVLAGDYLIFCVPPLRMNVFPVLLNLQSYSESLQWKPQEGTEILVFNRHNLELVSRNVVEPWFQWHFGNGYSDRDGNLVFDLVRYPDFATNQYLKEIASGKTTTKAKGTLWQMRLNPNTGKFLESSQLCDRGSEFPIVAPSQVGQNSRYTYLSIHRPDAVINQELFGAIARYDYQTHTLTEANLGTNRYPMEPIFAPDSSNPDTGWVITVVFDGDRECSEVWVFDSDRLDAEPVCRLALPSVVPMGFHGTWRA
- a CDS encoding filamentous hemagglutinin N-terminal domain-containing protein, giving the protein MNFSQKLLWCGSSVLFLGMLLPITASAQSVTADGTLSTTVTSPDNLNFTITNGNQPNSGANLFHSFSQFSVPTGGSATFNLVSTPNITTIFSRVTGGNVSNIDGMIQTTNNSNPVSLFLLNPNGIIFGPNARLNIGGSFVGTTANSVIFSDGVKFSANDLTANPLLTVNAPIGLDLPANAAPITVQGTGYGLTVVNSLAPFIRTPSASELRVNPKNTLALVGGDLHLNGATLTAEQGRIELGSISDAGRINLIPTTSGYMLGYGNQRFGDIQLTQKSLLDVSGVNSGSVQIQGRRMQFTDGSLVLSKNLGNLPSGDIHLQASEAIDIIGTTTNAQIRSGIRSEVLGTGKGANVSITTPRLTLQQGAGINNNAFGAGSSGNITIDATAIELSGSSNVNPTGVTSLTTSTRGNQAAGDILVNGNSLVISGGAALSSIAFSAGSSGQVTINNAETTVIGDNFGGLYSNISAITYGTGNSKALTLNTNRLQILNGGAIATTSFLVGRAGDLDINAAESIQISDRSRLNNSSINSSVLRPEPLIKQLFNLPNILSADAGNVTVTTPKLILTDGGTVSVTNQGTGNGGNIKVIASTIQLDRQGTIQAQTESGNGGNIDLHADKLLLLRHNSVISATASGNGNGGNIKISAPVIAGFENSDIIANAVRGSGGNINITTQGLFGLKFRPQLTSENDITASSQFGLSGTVSISNLAFTPTAGLIELPSNIDDPSQRIVQGCRTYGNSRFVATGRGGLPEDPSDRRSSNHPWTDIRDPSAFHKATNSTAVSQSETATPPIVEATGWRTNAKGTVDIYATNSVPSTSAFSLTNCAGISTSNL
- a CDS encoding SH3 domain-containing protein, which produces MKIKKILVTAIAPFLALSMQPTPSASAQSLSDCYVQIVGRTTGSRVNLRDDAGTQFRSRSYLLVGQYVNMLNNDSGKRVEDQDTEGNTWYYVEYRPSGTRGWIREDFLAQQCSR
- a CDS encoding PCP reductase family protein, which codes for MSEKIVWTAEAEAKLKDIPFFVRPFARKKIEKYAQDNSFSPITVDVYDQAKKMFNKKYDQMN
- a CDS encoding Mpo1-like protein, yielding MSIPKLLQWQWNGYLRYHKSKRNLLLHIIFVPLFLAANLGLLLALFNVSLSACVLCIVFMTLSIVLQGKGHSIEENSAEPFSSPLNAIVRIFLEQWITFPRFVLTGYWFSALQDSSKTSKTS
- a CDS encoding SDR family oxidoreductase; translated protein: MNASQQDFQVIFGTGTLGKAIAQQLVAQGKQVRMVSRSDRTNLPQGVELFLGDAADPQFTQKVCQGAEVIYHCAGPKYNFKAWVKEFPPLQQGILAGAIASGAKLIYGDSLYGYGKVKEPMREDMPYAATTNKGKIRAQLAETLMTAHRAGKAQVAIARSSDVYGEGVRNSVFSDRVFIPALQGKTAEAIGNLDLPHTYTYIRDFARAMIILGEREEAIGQVWHVPNAPTISTREMLNILFEELGLPAKMNGMGKLMMRIGGFFIPEAAESVEMMYQFENPFIVDSSKFVKAFGDIATTHREAIRNTIAWYQQYLQTQAEYESVKNEVRKSMEKVVTT
- a CDS encoding PadR family transcriptional regulator, translating into MSLAYAILVSLICEPKSGYDLAKQFDGTVGFFWQATHQQIYRELTKLEQQNSIIAEAIAQDGRPDKKIFSVSDTGLSHLKTWLLQSSEVETVKDEFLLKIYAGYLIPEDAIAKKIKHHRQLHQQQLEIYQAIERNFFSSPQDCPKESRFAYLTLRRGINFEQGWLDWCDEALELLDAWK